Proteins encoded by one window of Cannabis sativa cultivar Pink pepper isolate KNU-18-1 chromosome 4, ASM2916894v1, whole genome shotgun sequence:
- the LOC133037298 gene encoding EPIDERMAL PATTERNING FACTOR-like protein 1 isoform X1 gives MNFMSSNTMNSLFNLWVIMLLHLLLSPCSSLSRSHSHIPPISSSRKEFQVLLVEVEEKSRLGSTPPSCHNKCNTCHPCMAVQVPSLPSHEPVRPGVTRTDPVVVLDSEYDQDLSLDSPLVTIGLHSLFSLC, from the exons ATGAATTTCATGTCATCAAACACCATGAATTCCTTGTTTAATCTTTGGGTTATTATGCTTCTCCATCTTCTTCTCTCTCCTTGCTCTTCTCTGTCTCGGTCACACTCACACATTCCACCAATTTCTTCTTCACGCaag GAATTCCAGGTGTTGTTGGTTGAGGTTGAGGAAAAATCCCGACTGGGTTCGACCCCTCCAAGCTGCCACAACAAGTGCAACACGTGCCACCCCTGCATGGCAGTTCAAGTCCCAAGCCTACCCAGTCACGAACCGGTTCGACCGGGCGTCACCCGAACCGACCCGGTTGTGGTCTTAGATTCAG AGTATGATCAAGATCTTAGCTTAGATTCTCCTTTGGTGACAATTGGACTACATAGTCTTTTTTCACTATGCTGA
- the LOC133037298 gene encoding EPIDERMAL PATTERNING FACTOR-like protein 1 isoform X2 translates to MNFMSSNTMNSLFNLWVIMLLHLLLSPCSSLSRSHSHIPPISSSRKVLLVEVEEKSRLGSTPPSCHNKCNTCHPCMAVQVPSLPSHEPVRPGVTRTDPVVVLDSEYDQDLSLDSPLVTIGLHSLFSLC, encoded by the exons ATGAATTTCATGTCATCAAACACCATGAATTCCTTGTTTAATCTTTGGGTTATTATGCTTCTCCATCTTCTTCTCTCTCCTTGCTCTTCTCTGTCTCGGTCACACTCACACATTCCACCAATTTCTTCTTCACGCaag GTGTTGTTGGTTGAGGTTGAGGAAAAATCCCGACTGGGTTCGACCCCTCCAAGCTGCCACAACAAGTGCAACACGTGCCACCCCTGCATGGCAGTTCAAGTCCCAAGCCTACCCAGTCACGAACCGGTTCGACCGGGCGTCACCCGAACCGACCCGGTTGTGGTCTTAGATTCAG AGTATGATCAAGATCTTAGCTTAGATTCTCCTTTGGTGACAATTGGACTACATAGTCTTTTTTCACTATGCTGA
- the LOC133037298 gene encoding EPIDERMAL PATTERNING FACTOR-like protein 1 isoform X3, translating to MNFMSSNTMNSLFNLWVIMLLHLLLSPCSSLSRSHSHIPPISSSRKEFQVLLVEVEEKSRLGSTPPSCHNKCNTCHPCMAVQVPSLPSHEPVRPGVTRTDPVVVLDSGGG from the exons ATGAATTTCATGTCATCAAACACCATGAATTCCTTGTTTAATCTTTGGGTTATTATGCTTCTCCATCTTCTTCTCTCTCCTTGCTCTTCTCTGTCTCGGTCACACTCACACATTCCACCAATTTCTTCTTCACGCaag GAATTCCAGGTGTTGTTGGTTGAGGTTGAGGAAAAATCCCGACTGGGTTCGACCCCTCCAAGCTGCCACAACAAGTGCAACACGTGCCACCCCTGCATGGCAGTTCAAGTCCCAAGCCTACCCAGTCACGAACCGGTTCGACCGGGCGTCACCCGAACCGACCCGGTTGTGGTCTTAGATTCAG GTGGAGGCTAG